From Deinococcus metalli, a single genomic window includes:
- a CDS encoding uracil-DNA glycosylase, whose amino-acid sequence MTTPSQPEQFRSAGSNRYVIPGWTNLVPGKPDTIEIQLDVGENDLKRAQASLLIEYWVTPDDMTLQSLLPVRALPTVPEGWCVFVPAQGRVLVRAIDPQPNPPVLASHWINVDPQTPAGTTVHVKVDFPGAVNQARTLLNP is encoded by the coding sequence ATGACCACCCCGTCCCAACCCGAGCAGTTCCGCAGCGCGGGCAGCAACCGTTACGTGATCCCCGGCTGGACCAACCTGGTGCCCGGCAAGCCCGACACCATCGAGATCCAGCTCGACGTGGGCGAGAACGACCTGAAGCGCGCCCAGGCCAGCCTGCTGATCGAGTACTGGGTCACCCCGGACGACATGACGCTCCAGAGCCTGCTGCCGGTGCGGGCGCTGCCCACCGTGCCGGAAGGCTGGTGCGTGTTCGTGCCCGCGCAGGGCCGCGTGCTGGTGCGCGCCATCGACCCGCAGCCGAACCCGCCGGTGCTCGCCAGCCACTGGATCAACGTCGATCCGCAGACGCCGGCCGGCACGACCGTGCACGTCAAGGTGGATTTCCCCGGCGCCGTGAACCAGGCGCGTACCCTGCTGAATCCGTAA